CAGCTCCTCAATATCAAACTCGACATCTTGGATAACTGACTGAATAATCTCACCAGACTTCCCAGTAGTCTGCGATAGAGATATTAAAGCAGAACCAAGCTCTCGCCTTAGCGCGCCATCTTCGTCGTTATTGTCATCGAGCTTTAGGGCGGCCAAAAGCAGGGACTTGAAGATGACTGCGATTTGCTTCTCCTTGAGTATTGTGCTGCCcaagatggccatgatggtggGTAGTCCCCGGGAATCCCCTTTCTTGGAAAATCGCTCAATCAAGGCGAGGCAAAGTCCATTGGCCAATTTGTCCACCCTGTGTTCCTTGCCAATCTCGACCAACATGGGGCCAATATCTTGGACCTTCATCAGCGCCTTGGTGACTTTGTTGCTCATTTGTTTCGCCGATCTGAATTGTGCCATGATCACAAGACATACAAGGCCAGGGCGAATCGTTTCGTTCGTCCAACCGTAGACGGTCTGCTGCATGAAAGCTGTTACCGCATTATCTTCCAAATTTCCCTTGGAAACAAAGACAGTCATCGCCATGTAAGACGCAATTTGGAGGCCAGGCACCTTCTTCATGACGAGAGACTCTGCGAAGATTGGACCTAACCTGTGTAGCAAGTCTTGAGTGTTTTGACTTTGAACAGAGGCGCGACCAGATCGTGTCCTATCCAACATTCCATTTACAGCTTCGGTCATGAGGCCACCCCAAAACATAACTAGGGCAGGATAGTGATACTGTTTTCGGCATGATTCAAGCGTGTACTCAGATACTGAGGACAGGAACTCGGGATGGTGGACTGTCTGGTGTACGATGACTGATCTCGGTGGTGACGTCAAAGATCGGATGTACGGGTCGAGAAATCGAAATTCATGTGGAACTTTGGCGGGTAAGATAGACAGAAGTGTTGCAAACGTAGGAATAGAATGGTAAGGGAGAAAAGTCATCAGCAGAAGGGCTGTGTTCTCTTCGTGAATACTGAAGTCGGGTTAAAATAAAGATGGCGCGCGGCGGAGTTGAAGTGGAAGGATAGCATACCGGAATCGGCGAATTAACCACTCAATCGACTTGATTGCTGGCATAAGTCTTAACTTGCTTCCGGCCAAGCGGAGGAAGGCTTCAATCTGGCGATCGAGTTCCTCATTCTCGCTGGCGGACAGCTGGGTTCTGTCCTGGGTCTGACTCTCTTCGCTGAAAATAGTCGATTGGAATCGTGCAAAACGATTATCAAGCTGGCAAAGCTCCTCGAATCCGGGATGGCATATTGTATACAACGTCTGGTAGCTTTGAGTAGCGGCGACACGAGGCTCCCAGATGAGAGACTTGGAGTGTGCAGCCTTCTGGGTTTTGAAGTTGAGAGTTGACTTGGAGTTGGCGGCAATTTGCGCCAACTGCGAAGCAAGAGaggtcgccatggctgcagcgCTTCGAGACTCTTCGAGCCGAGAAGGCGAGCTCAATGCGGCGTGGTTGGTGTTTGGCAACCAGTCTTGTGGCGGGCAGAAATGAAGGTCTCACCGAAGGTCTATTAGTTGACTGGTAGTTTGTAGTTGCTTGccaaatttttttttttggctggCATAAAAAATATGGGTCTGAGCCAAACCGGCTTATCGATAAGGAAAGCCGCTTGACATTGTACGAGGGGAACTTGCAAGTTACAACGCAACAAGAACGCCAGAACTCTCGGGTGGGGCTGGTTCCTTGGGGTTTCAGCCGATGCCGTACCACATTGTCCCGGCCCCCGGGCATGTGGCTTCCAGCACTTATCTGAaagtgtatgtatgtacataagTTACAATACATGTGGCGTACTCCATCAGATCATATAATTTCAAGACTTCAATATTGCGGCCCGGCTCAACGACACCTCGCTCCCAAGCCTATCGACGGCACCAGTGGAGGCAAAGAGTTTGACCAGACCGGGTACCTGGCCGCCGTGTGATCATAATAGATCATGGTAgggcatacggagtaccaagtCACTAGTATGCAAACATAATATACTCCTCCGCGAGCGGGCACATCATTACAGTGAACACCCGATAGGCTTCCCTTCCAAGATTCAGAGCCTGCGTGCCTAAAGTACGTACCTAGGCACTGGGTTCATTGTTCTGAGTCCGGTGCTTGGATGTGCAAGGCTCGCGGTCTGGTGCTTGAATGGAACTCTGACCGGACTTCAGCCTCATACCTTTCTTTGTTCGCGCTCTTTTGTTCCCAAGGCCCTTTTAAAGGTAGTGCGCCAACTTCCGTTTTGCCGTCCACCTCAGACCCGTCAACATCATTCTCAGGATCTCGCTGCACGATTCGGATCCATATCATCTCTACACAGTCGTACTCTCTACACGGACGTATCGACTGGGTATACCGTACAATCTGGACAAAATGGCTGTAAGTGAAACCACTGGACGCTTAAAACACAGCGCTGACTTGGACAAAGGGCCCGTATCCTCAGCTTGTACTGTTTGGCGACTCGCTATTGCAGCGTTCTGTCGACCTGCAAGACGGGTTTTCCATGCAGGCTGAACTGCAGTCACGTAAGGCAAACCACCCGCTCTCGTCTCATTGATACTGATCCTTACACAGGGTTCATTCGACGGCTTGATGTTGTGAATCGTGGCTTCTCGGGTTGGAACACTGCCAATGCTGTCAAGTTTCTCTCCGAAATCTTCCCGAAGCCGACAGAAACTTCGCCCAAGATCAAATACTTGGTATGTACCATGAGTCCCTTCATTCCAGATTTCCAGCTAACCTTGGTTCTATGTTAGGTAGTTTTGCTCGGCGCCAATGATGCCGCGATTCCCACCTCTTCACAGCATGTCCCAATCGACGAATATAAAGAAAACCTGACAAGCATTGTCACACACCCACACATTCAAGCACACAACCCAAAGATATTATTGGTTACCCCTCCCCCAGTGGATGAGATCAAGTTGACAAAGCTTGGGGAAAACGGTCACGCGCCCGCCGCTCGGTTGTCCGCGGTCACTGCCTCGTACGCGGAAAAGGCGCGAGAAGTTGCCAGTGAGAATCCAAACGTCAGTTCAGTTGATCTGTGGAAAGCTATTATGGACAAGGCTATCAGCATGGCGGCGCCAAACGATTATATACAGGGTGGACATTTGTTGGGCTCCCCTGAGAACGGTAAGCAGGGTGGATTGGACAGTCTTCTTCCAGACGGCATTCATATGAATGGTGAGGCCTACAGAGTATTCTATGATGAACTGAAGTGTTTA
The DNA window shown above is from Metarhizium brunneum chromosome 1, complete sequence and carries:
- the GLIP gene encoding GDSL esterase/lipase, producing the protein MAGPYPQLVLFGDSLLQRSVDLQDGFSMQAELQSRFIRRLDVVNRGFSGWNTANAVKFLSEIFPKPTETSPKIKYLVVLLGANDAAIPTSSQHVPIDEYKENLTSIVTHPHIQAHNPKILLVTPPPVDEIKLTKLGENGHAPAARLSAVTASYAEKAREVASENPNVSSVDLWKAIMDKAISMAAPNDYIQGGHLLGSPENGKQGGLDSLLPDGIHMNGEAYRVFYDELKCLIGEEWANLAADDRSGYVFPDWRVLNPLKE